The following coding sequences are from one Ruminococcus flavefaciens AE3010 window:
- a CDS encoding ABC transporter ATP-binding protein has translation MKQMENANRMNSGKTSFFFSRYIKKHIPLIITAVIMSLLGSLLTIFIPDFLAKITDKIQSGISFDKVDIDVSAIGKLSIILIIISVLSMLLNYIQSLILNRVSMVIGQSLRSDFNKKTDRVSLSYFDKHNFGDVLAYVTNDVNTFSQVIMKIGSFVQAIILFFGCIVMMFISEWRLTLVSLAATFLGFIGMGILLLKGQKYFDALQHKFADVNQHIEEYYTAHSTIRNYNAEKQSMERFSLKNRVMTDNLVKAGIVEALTVPIMTFTSNLGYIAVCVVGSLLALKGSISFSVIVAFILYVKLIATPMEELGGITGQLQRAIAAVKRIDGFFAQEELPDESGKTASLDNVTGEVEFSNINFGYTPEKMTIKDFSLSVKPGQKIAIVGPTGAGKTTLVNLLMRFYELNSGSITVDGMSLSDTTRENVHRLFGMVLQDTWLFSGTIRENIAYVKQGVTDEEIMEACRKCGIDHFVNSLPKGLDTVFDESMTVSAGQKQLLTIARAMIENAPMMILDEATSSVDTRTESLIQQSFDKLLENRTCFVIAHRLCTVRNADMIIYMNEGAIEEIGTHDELIAKNGAYAELYNSQFITV, from the coding sequence ATGAAGCAAATGGAAAATGCGAATAGAATGAACTCGGGAAAAACATCTTTTTTCTTCTCTCGTTACATCAAAAAACATATACCCTTGATAATTACAGCTGTGATAATGTCACTTCTTGGATCGCTTCTTACGATTTTCATTCCTGATTTTCTTGCTAAGATAACCGATAAGATACAGTCGGGTATTTCATTTGATAAAGTGGATATCGATGTTTCTGCGATAGGGAAACTATCAATAATACTTATTATAATATCTGTTCTGAGTATGCTTCTCAATTACATACAGTCGCTTATCCTTAACCGTGTGTCTATGGTCATAGGACAGTCCCTGAGAAGTGATTTCAACAAAAAGACAGACAGAGTTTCATTGAGTTACTTTGATAAGCATAATTTCGGTGATGTTCTGGCATATGTAACAAACGATGTAAACACTTTTTCACAGGTCATAATGAAGATAGGCTCATTTGTTCAAGCCATTATATTGTTCTTTGGCTGTATCGTAATGATGTTTATAAGTGAATGGAGACTTACGCTCGTCTCACTTGCAGCTACATTTTTAGGCTTTATCGGAATGGGAATACTGCTTTTAAAGGGACAGAAGTACTTTGATGCTCTCCAGCATAAATTTGCGGATGTTAATCAGCATATCGAAGAATATTATACAGCACACAGCACTATAAGAAATTATAATGCCGAAAAGCAGAGCATGGAAAGGTTCAGCCTAAAAAACCGTGTAATGACAGATAATCTTGTCAAGGCAGGTATAGTCGAAGCACTTACAGTGCCTATTATGACATTCACGTCAAATCTTGGATATATAGCGGTCTGCGTTGTAGGCTCTCTTCTTGCATTAAAGGGTTCCATCAGCTTTTCGGTTATTGTAGCGTTTATACTTTATGTCAAGCTTATAGCTACTCCTATGGAAGAGCTTGGCGGTATTACAGGACAGCTCCAGCGTGCAATTGCCGCTGTAAAGCGAATAGACGGATTCTTTGCGCAGGAAGAGCTTCCTGACGAGAGCGGTAAGACTGCAAGTCTTGATAACGTAACAGGTGAAGTTGAGTTCAGTAATATAAATTTTGGTTATACACCTGAGAAAATGACTATAAAGGATTTCTCACTGTCTGTAAAACCTGGACAAAAGATCGCTATCGTAGGTCCTACAGGTGCAGGAAAAACGACGCTTGTAAACCTGCTGATGAGATTTTATGAGCTGAACAGCGGATCTATTACAGTTGACGGTATGAGCCTTTCGGATACAACAAGAGAGAATGTGCACAGACTGTTTGGCATGGTTCTTCAGGACACATGGCTGTTTTCAGGAACTATCAGGGAAAATATCGCTTACGTTAAACAAGGCGTTACAGATGAGGAGATCATGGAGGCATGCAGAAAATGCGGCATAGATCATTTTGTCAATTCCCTTCCTAAAGGACTTGACACCGTATTTGATGAGAGCATGACAGTATCGGCAGGACAGAAGCAGCTTCTGACCATTGCAAGAGCCATGATAGAGAATGCTCCTATGATGATACTTGATGAAGCTACATCATCTGTAGACACGAGAACCGAATCTTTGATCCAGCAGTCATTTGATAAGCTCCTTGAAAACAGAACATGCTTTGTTATTGCGCATAGATTATGTACTGTCAGAAATGCGGATATGATAATTTATATGAATGAGGGTGCTATTGAAGAGATCGGTACACATGATGAACTGATCGCTAAAAACGGAGCATATGCCGAGCTGTATAACAGTCAGTTTATTACAGTTTAA
- a CDS encoding ABC transporter ATP-binding protein, which translates to MAFLIIQILFDLKMPEYMSSITQLIQDHINAADKNDNTVHMIWQNCGHMFICTLIAMICTVLSGVILMKVSAEYTARLREVFYNKVQTLNKKDVESITTSSLITRSTVDVVEIGNFITNSFRVIVTAPLTGVIAISKISSSNGKWTASIAVSIVIMIIVELVIVNMMLKYFEKRQKVNDEFNLVVREKLSGLRIIRAFNASQLHSDKFEKVNSKYTNINLMVGRISLFLSPFLIFTMSIISILIYWIGASIINTSAPPEANKLFGDMIVFTSYGLMIVGAFASASLLFVIVPRAMISVRRINEVLLKQPMVKEGNGVSSTSETGTVEFRNVSFHYDDGEEDTLSDISFSVKKGETVAFIGSTGCGKTTLVELIVRSYDPYKGEVLVDGVNVREYKKTELISRIGYASQKAVLFSGDLLSNLAFGDNTDDIASIKQKLEIAQCNDFIDINGSLSEHIAQNGSNLSGGQRQRVAIARALARNAEIFIFDDCFSALDLKTERELREEFKKSHSDSTCIIISQRIGTVIDADRIIVMDNGRIVGSGTHTDLISCCPVYREIAETQLSMEGA; encoded by the coding sequence ATGGCGTTTCTGATCATACAGATACTGTTTGATCTGAAAATGCCCGAATATATGAGCTCGATCACACAGCTTATCCAGGATCACATTAATGCTGCCGATAAAAATGATAATACTGTACATATGATATGGCAAAACTGCGGACATATGTTTATTTGTACGCTTATCGCGATGATATGTACGGTTTTATCGGGAGTTATCCTTATGAAAGTGTCTGCCGAATATACAGCAAGACTCAGGGAGGTATTCTATAACAAAGTCCAGACACTCAACAAGAAAGATGTTGAGTCAATCACAACGTCTTCCTTGATAACAAGATCAACGGTGGATGTTGTCGAGATCGGCAACTTCATCACAAACAGCTTCCGGGTTATTGTGACTGCACCGCTGACAGGAGTAATTGCCATAAGCAAGATCTCGTCAAGCAACGGGAAATGGACCGCATCTATAGCTGTTTCGATTGTAATAATGATCATTGTAGAGCTTGTGATAGTCAATATGATGCTCAAATACTTTGAAAAGCGTCAGAAAGTGAATGATGAGTTCAATCTTGTAGTAAGAGAAAAGCTGTCGGGTCTGCGAATAATCAGAGCGTTCAATGCTTCACAGCTGCACAGCGACAAGTTTGAGAAAGTGAACAGCAAATATACGAACATCAACCTTATGGTAGGCAGGATAAGCCTGTTTCTGAGTCCGTTCCTTATATTCACAATGAGTATCATATCCATACTTATTTATTGGATAGGAGCGTCCATAATAAATACATCAGCACCGCCTGAGGCAAATAAGCTTTTTGGTGATATGATCGTGTTTACCAGTTACGGACTTATGATCGTGGGAGCATTTGCATCGGCATCACTTTTATTTGTCATAGTGCCAAGAGCTATGATCTCCGTCAGACGTATCAACGAAGTCCTTTTAAAGCAGCCCATGGTCAAAGAGGGCAACGGAGTAAGCAGTACTTCGGAAACAGGTACCGTAGAATTCAGAAATGTTTCGTTTCACTATGATGATGGAGAAGAGGATACTCTTTCGGATATATCCTTTAGCGTTAAAAAAGGCGAAACAGTTGCATTTATCGGCTCAACAGGATGTGGTAAGACCACTCTTGTTGAGCTGATAGTCCGTTCATATGATCCGTATAAGGGAGAGGTGCTTGTTGACGGAGTAAATGTTCGTGAGTATAAGAAGACGGAGCTTATCTCACGTATAGGCTACGCGTCGCAGAAAGCTGTACTTTTCAGCGGAGATCTCCTCTCAAATTTAGCTTTCGGAGACAATACCGATGATATTGCTTCCATAAAACAAAAGCTTGAAATAGCTCAATGCAACGATTTCATTGATATTAACGGCTCTTTGAGCGAGCATATCGCACAGAACGGCTCGAATCTGTCAGGTGGTCAGAGACAGAGAGTAGCTATTGCGCGAGCTCTTGCAAGAAATGCGGAGATATTTATATTTGACGACTGCTTTTCGGCTCTTGATCTAAAAACGGAGCGTGAGCTTCGTGAAGAGTTCAAGAAATCGCACAGTGATTCGACTTGTATTATCATTTCACAGCGTATCGGAACAGTTATTGATGCTGACAGGATAATTGTAATGGACAACGGCAGGATCGTAGGAAGCGGCACGCACACCGATCTTATATCATGCTGTCCTGTATACAGAGAGATCGCCGAAACACAGCTTAGTATGGAGGGGGCATAA
- a CDS encoding 2-oxoacid:acceptor oxidoreductase family protein produces MGKVLCIAYSIYENDFAKTMPAYGHERKGGAVLTDVIADKERILTNSFITDPDCVIVLDPNVSAEEVKLDVEKHKNAVLILNTDTVKQDYAAAFSQCWYTDATKYSLEQVGRNLPNVGMLGALAKVGLIGLEAVENAVRDYFGKSAESYLRIIKEGYDGTQKR; encoded by the coding sequence ATGGGAAAGGTTCTTTGTATAGCTTACAGTATATATGAGAATGATTTTGCCAAGACTATGCCCGCATACGGACATGAGCGCAAAGGCGGAGCAGTTCTCACAGATGTTATTGCAGATAAAGAACGCATACTGACAAATTCGTTTATAACCGATCCTGACTGTGTTATTGTTCTTGATCCAAATGTAAGTGCGGAAGAGGTCAAGCTCGATGTTGAAAAACACAAGAATGCTGTACTAATTTTAAATACAGATACAGTAAAGCAGGATTATGCGGCAGCTTTTTCACAGTGCTGGTATACCGATGCAACAAAGTATTCACTGGAGCAGGTAGGCAGAAACCTGCCAAACGTTGGAATGCTGGGAGCACTGGCTAAAGTCGGACTTATAGGGCTTGAAGCAGTTGAAAATGCTGTAAGGGACTATTTCGGAAAATCAGCTGAAAGCTATCTCAGGATCATCAAGGAGGGTTACGATGGTACACAGAAAAGATAA
- a CDS encoding 4Fe-4S binding protein — protein sequence MVHRKDNAVYGPVALECKALATGAWRIKRPVINDKCVSCKTCISYCPCMCIDVKDGKTVEIDYTYCKGCGVCSTVCKLSAIEMMFEKEAE from the coding sequence ATGGTACACAGAAAAGATAATGCCGTATACGGACCTGTGGCGCTGGAGTGCAAGGCACTGGCGACAGGTGCATGGAGGATAAAGCGTCCTGTAATAAATGATAAATGCGTTTCATGCAAGACCTGCATATCCTACTGTCCGTGCATGTGTATTGATGTAAAGGACGGCAAAACAGTAGAAATAGATTATACCTACTGCAAGGGCTGCGGTGTGTGCAGTACAGTCTGCAAGCTAAGCGCAATAGAAATGATGTTTGAAAAGGAGGCAGAGTGA
- a CDS encoding nitrilase-related carbon-nitrogen hydrolase, with translation MKTALAQINIRFEDKTANEDTVRKYIKEAADNSADIVFFPEMTFTGFTMDVQKNGDLNGETIDKIRQMSYSYNVAVGFGWIKRAGEKGENHYTVISPRGEILADYVKMHPFSYSSEDKYYNAGNSLSSFTYLGKRISVFICYDLRFPEIFQAASEESEIIAVAANWPERRREHWKTLLKARGIENQSWILGVNCFGDQQELHYSGDSSIIKPDGTIASEINNAEGIIYAEIGDEVKDVRNGFPVKHDRRTELYKKLYKGCDDYEL, from the coding sequence ATGAAAACTGCATTGGCACAGATCAATATACGCTTTGAAGACAAAACAGCCAATGAGGACACTGTAAGAAAGTATATTAAAGAAGCTGCTGATAATTCGGCGGATATAGTTTTCTTTCCTGAGATGACGTTCACAGGCTTTACCATGGACGTACAAAAAAACGGAGATTTAAATGGTGAAACTATTGACAAAATAAGGCAAATGTCATATAGTTATAATGTTGCTGTCGGATTCGGGTGGATCAAACGTGCGGGCGAAAAGGGGGAAAATCACTATACAGTTATTTCGCCCCGCGGAGAAATACTTGCGGATTACGTAAAAATGCATCCGTTTTCTTACAGCAGCGAGGATAAATATTATAATGCGGGAAACAGCCTTTCATCATTTACATATCTTGGAAAGAGAATAAGCGTTTTTATATGCTATGATCTGCGGTTTCCTGAGATTTTTCAGGCTGCCTCGGAGGAATCCGAGATTATCGCTGTTGCAGCAAACTGGCCTGAAAGGCGCCGTGAACACTGGAAAACTCTGCTAAAAGCCCGTGGTATCGAAAACCAGTCATGGATACTTGGCGTAAATTGCTTCGGAGATCAGCAGGAGCTTCATTACAGCGGTGACAGCAGTATAATAAAGCCTGACGGCACGATAGCTTCAGAGATCAATAATGCAGAGGGAATCATATATGCGGAAATTGGTGATGAAGTTAAAGATGTCAGAAACGGTTTCCCTGTAAAACATGACAGGAGAACCGAATTATATAAAAAACTTTATAAGGGATGTGATGATTATGAATTATGA
- a CDS encoding phenylacetate--CoA ligase family protein — MEKGFDPSQLKTIEDISRVPIIDKTFISSTLDDTVYGSMLAVDEDDVFFYHQTSGTTSTPVCQPDTVTDWTFNGEGWAELMWEIGIRPHDRVMVAFNYNLFIGFWGAHYGCERIGAEVVAGGGLTSEQKLLKIRDLGVTALALTPTYAFRLIEAAEKNDIDLKSLKVRKIICAGEPGALIPSVKQKLEETWGCDVYDHIGATEVGPWGFECSAKCGSMHINESMFYPELIKMDSEELITEPNEYGRVVITTFDRKARPCIRFNTNDIACWAEEKCSCGSIYRMFKGGIQGRGDHIIKARGTFVNPVVIENVIVKEPCVDREHRILVNPSGNMLMIQVEALPGVDKKDYEVIAARLKKNIFNCTFLNFKIEMLPYGTLERSEAKSKKVIIVNDGLVGKAKSL, encoded by the coding sequence ATGGAGAAAGGATTTGATCCGTCACAGCTGAAAACTATAGAAGACATCAGCAGGGTGCCTATCATTGACAAGACCTTTATAAGCAGTACTCTTGATGACACCGTATATGGTTCAATGCTTGCAGTTGATGAGGATGATGTATTCTTCTATCACCAGACCAGCGGAACCACGTCCACTCCTGTATGTCAGCCCGATACTGTTACAGACTGGACCTTCAACGGCGAGGGCTGGGCTGAGCTTATGTGGGAAATAGGAATAAGACCACACGACAGAGTAATGGTAGCTTTCAACTATAACCTTTTCATCGGTTTCTGGGGAGCACATTACGGCTGCGAGAGGATCGGCGCTGAGGTAGTTGCAGGCGGCGGACTTACTTCCGAGCAGAAGCTTCTAAAAATAAGAGACCTTGGGGTCACAGCTCTTGCCCTGACTCCTACATATGCTTTCAGACTTATAGAGGCAGCTGAGAAGAACGATATCGATCTGAAATCCTTAAAGGTCAGAAAGATAATCTGCGCAGGCGAGCCCGGAGCTCTTATCCCGTCAGTAAAGCAGAAGCTTGAAGAAACTTGGGGCTGCGATGTATACGACCATATTGGTGCGACCGAGGTCGGTCCATGGGGATTCGAGTGCAGCGCAAAATGCGGAAGCATGCACATAAACGAGTCCATGTTTTACCCCGAACTAATAAAAATGGATTCGGAAGAGCTCATTACAGAGCCCAACGAGTACGGAAGAGTAGTAATAACTACCTTTGATAGAAAAGCAAGACCATGTATCCGCTTCAACACTAACGATATTGCATGCTGGGCAGAAGAAAAATGCAGCTGCGGTTCCATCTACAGAATGTTCAAGGGCGGAATACAAGGACGCGGTGATCACATTATCAAGGCAAGAGGAACATTTGTTAATCCTGTTGTTATCGAAAATGTTATTGTCAAGGAGCCCTGTGTTGACCGTGAGCACAGAATACTTGTAAATCCTTCGGGAAATATGCTTATGATACAGGTAGAAGCTCTTCCGGGAGTTGACAAGAAGGATTATGAAGTTATAGCCGCAAGACTCAAAAAGAACATTTTCAACTGTACATTCCTCAACTTCAAGATAGAGATGCTTCCCTACGGAACACTTGAAAGAAGCGAAGCTAAGTCAAAGAAGGTCATTATTGTTAATGACGGACTTGTTGGCAAAGCAAAATCACTGTGA
- a CDS encoding PLP-dependent aminotransferase family protein: protein MNHYLNDPYLDSMNFLNEACIKYPEAISFGSGRPVEEFFHLENTVDGVKRYAEIRGIDPNFLGQYNMTKGIINDFVAKLVKNDENIDISPDDIIITDGAQEGMAILIDTLFDKNDVLLVTDPSYVGFIGYAKIAGIDIRVVKRNDTGIDFDDLQRVIDTIIKEGRNIAAMYEVPDFQNPTGISLPLNERKELIELADKYDFYIIEDSPYGYYCYESEKIPSMKALDTKKRVIYIGSTSKTVFPSLRIGYLLVDQEIKTDGRTVKLSEECKKVKSFITVNTSAVLQAMFGAILYDNNFTLKKYCADKVGYCKQNRDVLADIIEKEFDFCDNWHKPAGGYFTTVKIPFDPTNDLVVEAIEKYGVIVCPMSMFCIDPENGKNMIRLSFSHMTIDEIKTGMARMKNWITDVSNR, encoded by the coding sequence ATGAATCATTATTTAAACGATCCGTATCTGGATTCAATGAATTTTCTGAATGAAGCGTGCATAAAGTATCCCGAAGCCATATCATTCGGCTCCGGAAGACCCGTTGAGGAGTTCTTTCACCTTGAAAATACTGTTGACGGCGTAAAGAGATACGCTGAGATAAGGGGGATAGATCCGAATTTCCTTGGTCAGTACAATATGACCAAGGGGATCATCAATGACTTTGTTGCAAAACTCGTTAAAAATGATGAAAATATAGATATTTCTCCTGACGACATCATAATCACTGACGGTGCGCAGGAGGGCATGGCAATACTTATCGATACATTATTTGATAAGAATGATGTTCTTCTTGTGACCGATCCGTCCTATGTTGGTTTTATAGGATATGCAAAGATAGCCGGAATTGATATCAGAGTAGTAAAGCGCAATGATACAGGCATTGATTTTGATGATCTTCAGCGTGTAATAGATACAATTATAAAAGAGGGCAGAAATATTGCGGCAATGTATGAGGTCCCTGATTTTCAGAACCCGACAGGTATCAGCCTTCCTCTGAATGAGAGAAAGGAGCTCATCGAGCTTGCTGACAAGTACGATTTCTATATAATCGAAGACAGCCCCTACGGTTACTACTGCTATGAATCGGAAAAGATACCGTCAATGAAGGCACTTGATACAAAAAAGCGCGTTATATATATCGGAAGCACATCAAAAACAGTGTTCCCGTCTCTCAGGATCGGATATCTTCTTGTTGATCAGGAGATAAAGACTGACGGCAGAACTGTAAAGCTTTCAGAAGAGTGCAAAAAGGTAAAGAGCTTTATTACAGTAAATACATCAGCAGTTCTGCAGGCTATGTTCGGCGCGATACTCTACGACAACAACTTCACTCTTAAAAAGTATTGTGCCGATAAGGTAGGGTACTGCAAACAGAACAGGGACGTACTTGCTGATATAATCGAGAAAGAGTTCGATTTCTGTGACAACTGGCACAAGCCTGCGGGCGGATACTTCACTACAGTGAAGATACCCTTTGATCCTACAAATGACCTTGTTGTTGAAGCAATAGAGAAATACGGAGTTATCGTTTGTCCCATGAGCATGTTCTGTATCGATCCCGAAAACGGAAAGAACATGATAAGACTTTCGTTCAGCCATATGACAATTGATGAGATAAAGACTGGTATGGCAAGAATGAAGAACTGGATAACCGACGTATCCAACAGATAA